In the genome of Kitasatospora cathayae, one region contains:
- a CDS encoding DUF5819 family protein, producing the protein MTETTDRAAPGRVWSGPAQLVLGLAAAALVSGTGLFLAAVFLHVAPDNVLSRQYRDEVDGVVYPEFEQNWKLFAPNPLQQNISLDARVRTVADGGATRTHGWIGLTARDLAAIRGNPAPSHVDQNLLRRAWDFYDGSHDPQDEKPTNPRGRLAEQYLKRIALQRIGREVDGERVLEIEFRVTSATVSPPSWSGEAGPPAPKVRELPWWPVGDEDYRGLG; encoded by the coding sequence ATGACGGAGACCACGGACCGGGCCGCGCCCGGACGCGTCTGGTCCGGGCCCGCGCAGCTCGTCCTCGGCCTGGCCGCCGCGGCGCTGGTCAGCGGCACCGGGCTGTTCCTCGCCGCGGTGTTCCTGCACGTCGCGCCCGACAACGTGCTGTCCCGGCAGTACCGGGACGAGGTGGACGGGGTGGTGTACCCGGAGTTCGAGCAGAACTGGAAGCTGTTCGCCCCCAATCCGCTGCAGCAGAACATCAGCCTGGACGCCCGGGTGCGCACCGTCGCGGACGGCGGCGCCACCCGGACCCACGGCTGGATCGGGCTGACCGCCCGGGACCTCGCCGCGATCCGGGGCAACCCGGCGCCCAGCCACGTCGACCAGAACCTGCTGCGCCGAGCCTGGGACTTCTACGACGGCTCGCACGACCCGCAGGACGAGAAGCCGACCAATCCGCGCGGCAGGCTCGCCGAGCAGTACCTCAAGCGGATCGCGCTGCAGCGGATCGGCCGGGAGGTGGACGGCGAGCGCGTCCTGGAGATCGAGTTCCGGGTGACCTCGGCCACCGTGTCGCCGCCGTCCTGGAGCGGTGAGGCCGGGCCGCCGGCGCCCAAGGTGCGGGAGCTGCCGTGGTGGCCGGTCGGGGACGAGGACTACCGGGGGTTGGGGTGA
- a CDS encoding rhodanese-like domain-containing protein, protein MSAQSPVRWTDPEQQELEERVAAAELAWLSMDVDVQTLRVEIDNFALIHHQLLGPLYARLDELEALVAEAVAARTGDPEDLRRAAEARQRVEELPDLDALFDSVREKSGEGEDEAVPPPPAAPARVRPGKEAQRIYRELVRRAHPDLTTDGAEQQRRADFLVRVNEAYAYGDTAALESLAAEWSTAPEAAPAVDSPDRLGWLRRRLDWLTAKIAETATEQVRLERTPMGQLLALAPQDPDRLLEQLAEELLAKAAAQQAELERLLGDRAPGPGPVGDNGTDPTRPQESHTMFAQIPTTDAASVPADAALLDVREQDEWDAGHVDGALHIPIGEVIARIGELPDEKLYVLCRVGGRSAQVVQYLVQQGRDAVNVDGGMYAWEGAGRPMVSSSGQAAFVL, encoded by the coding sequence GTGAGCGCGCAGAGCCCCGTCCGCTGGACGGACCCGGAGCAGCAGGAGCTGGAGGAGCGGGTGGCCGCGGCCGAGCTCGCCTGGCTCAGCATGGACGTGGACGTGCAGACCCTGCGGGTCGAGATCGACAACTTCGCGCTGATCCACCACCAGCTGCTCGGCCCGCTCTACGCCCGGCTGGACGAGCTGGAGGCGCTGGTCGCCGAGGCCGTCGCGGCGCGGACCGGTGACCCCGAGGACCTGCGCCGGGCCGCCGAGGCGCGGCAGCGGGTCGAGGAGCTGCCCGACCTGGACGCGCTGTTCGACTCGGTGCGGGAGAAGTCCGGTGAGGGCGAGGACGAGGCCGTCCCGCCGCCGCCCGCCGCACCGGCCCGGGTGCGGCCCGGGAAGGAGGCCCAGCGGATCTACCGCGAGCTGGTCCGCCGCGCCCACCCGGACCTGACCACCGACGGGGCCGAGCAGCAGCGCCGGGCGGACTTCCTGGTCCGGGTCAACGAGGCCTACGCGTACGGGGACACCGCCGCGCTGGAGAGCCTGGCCGCCGAGTGGTCCACCGCGCCGGAGGCCGCGCCCGCCGTCGACTCCCCCGACCGGCTGGGCTGGCTGCGCCGCCGGCTGGACTGGCTGACCGCCAAGATCGCCGAGACCGCCACCGAGCAGGTCCGGCTGGAGCGGACCCCGATGGGCCAGCTGCTCGCCCTCGCCCCGCAGGACCCGGACCGGTTGCTGGAGCAGCTCGCCGAGGAGCTGCTCGCCAAGGCCGCCGCCCAGCAGGCCGAGCTGGAGCGGCTGCTCGGTGATCGGGCCCCGGGCCCCGGCCCGGTGGGCGACAATGGCACCGACCCGACCCGACCCCAGGAGAGCCACACGATGTTCGCGCAGATCCCCACCACCGACGCCGCCTCCGTACCGGCCGACGCCGCCCTGCTGGACGTGCGCGAGCAGGACGAGTGGGACGCCGGCCACGTGGACGGCGCGCTGCACATCCCGATCGGCGAGGTGATCGCCCGGATCGGCGAGCTGCCGGACGAGAAGCTGTACGTGCTCTGCCGGGTCGGCGGCCGTTCCGCGCAGGTCGTCCAGTACCTGGTGCAGCAGGGCCGGGACGCGGTGAACGTGGACGGCGGGATGTACGCCTGGGAGGGCGCGGGCCGTCCGATGGTCAGCAGCAGCGGTCAGGCCGCCTTCGTCCTGTAG
- a CDS encoding SpoIIE family protein phosphatase, translating into MVAESNSTPLPAGAGTAPGDHPTGVAALVRLALILVDRTGRIAQWSRAAEELFGHRAEAATDRPASGLLPALESRLLGRCAVRRRCDALDTLAGLTATGLPWAGRLTVTDREEHQRDVLWWAYPLPGPSGGLLALAADARPLRTGGPRLALGERLLPFAPAPSARGGFHGLTAALTPPAAELPEPLARLLPAAHRAALGEAAALGGLPALRLDAATVLPVLPSDPQVGTAHAAAGLGRRYPTPQQRAARLGPPPQPDQSAPGRRPPSPLPVQREPAQREPAQREPRDPVQHQSAQGSPAVRPTAVLGGPVGAPPVQSPTGGGATIEQQAAAVGPSAHGLPPRRADQAPPGAIPAPAAAEGPPSIRLSPFLTNGQAGEQLALLNEVGGKVGTTLDLGFTAHELCQVLVPRVADFACVDLVDGLISDSELPVARPDDDTMLRRVALVFNETGGAWDHVLAEGSLVSMPRRTPPGMALQLNQPVLVPVVSADVAVDYAIALGGARLVPVVSGRSMLVVPLSARGTVLGILKLLRLPDRAPFDESDAATLKELAVRAALSLDNARLHRAEARVATTLQRSMIPTRPPQIPGVQIAHRYLPGDPKAEVGGDWFDAIQLPGSRVALVVGDVMGHGIHSAAAMGRFRTAMQTLAALDLPPGQLLRHLDNLAQKLGDDHLATCLYAVYDPINRTCELASAGHVPPVLVHPDGTGELLEIPAGAPIGVGGVPFVAKTIDVSDGSMLVLCTDGLVEVRGGDIGAGLAALCGNLIDPQQSPEQACDEVLRRLHSDDRKDDVALLVARFDGVAPSEVATWDLTVDHLEVRRARSLVREQLAAWHLEALSDTTELLVSELVTNAVRVARDRVQLQLIRVDKLLVEVSDDNHNLPSLEPAEQLGETGRGLTLVTKLAERWGTARKAVGKVVWFELPLPHA; encoded by the coding sequence ATGGTGGCCGAGTCCAACTCCACACCGCTTCCGGCGGGCGCCGGGACCGCGCCGGGCGACCATCCGACCGGAGTGGCCGCCCTCGTCCGGCTCGCCCTGATCCTGGTCGACCGGACCGGTCGGATCGCCCAGTGGAGCCGGGCCGCCGAGGAGCTGTTCGGGCACCGCGCCGAGGCCGCCACCGACCGCCCCGCCTCGGGCCTGCTGCCCGCCCTGGAGTCCCGGCTGCTCGGCCGCTGCGCCGTACGCCGTCGCTGTGACGCCCTCGACACCCTGGCCGGGCTGACCGCCACCGGCCTTCCCTGGGCCGGCCGGCTGACCGTGACCGACCGCGAGGAGCACCAGCGCGACGTGCTCTGGTGGGCCTACCCGCTGCCCGGCCCGTCCGGTGGGCTGCTCGCCCTCGCCGCCGACGCCCGCCCGCTGCGCACCGGCGGGCCGCGGCTCGCGCTCGGCGAGCGCCTGCTGCCGTTCGCCCCCGCACCCTCCGCCCGGGGCGGCTTCCACGGGCTGACCGCCGCGCTCACCCCGCCCGCCGCCGAACTGCCCGAGCCGCTGGCCCGGCTGCTGCCCGCCGCCCACCGGGCGGCGCTGGGGGAGGCGGCGGCCCTGGGCGGGCTGCCCGCGCTGCGGCTGGACGCGGCCACCGTGCTGCCGGTGCTGCCCTCCGATCCGCAGGTCGGCACCGCCCACGCGGCCGCCGGCCTGGGCCGCCGCTACCCGACGCCCCAGCAGCGCGCCGCCCGGCTCGGTCCGCCGCCGCAGCCCGACCAGTCCGCACCCGGCCGCCGTCCCCCGAGCCCGCTGCCGGTCCAACGCGAACCGGCCCAACGAGAGCCCGCCCAGCGCGAACCACGCGACCCGGTCCAACACCAGTCCGCCCAGGGCAGCCCCGCCGTCCGCCCCACCGCCGTCCTCGGCGGACCGGTCGGCGCCCCGCCCGTCCAGTCCCCCACCGGAGGAGGAGCCACCATCGAGCAGCAGGCCGCCGCCGTCGGGCCGTCCGCCCACGGCCTCCCGCCGCGCCGCGCCGACCAGGCCCCGCCCGGCGCCATCCCCGCCCCCGCCGCTGCCGAGGGGCCGCCGAGCATCCGGCTGAGCCCGTTCCTCACCAACGGGCAGGCCGGCGAGCAGCTGGCCCTGCTGAACGAGGTGGGCGGCAAGGTCGGCACCACCCTGGACCTCGGCTTCACCGCCCACGAGCTGTGCCAGGTGCTGGTCCCCCGGGTCGCCGACTTCGCCTGCGTGGACCTCGTGGACGGCCTGATCTCGGACTCCGAGCTGCCGGTCGCCCGTCCGGACGACGACACGATGCTGCGCCGGGTCGCCCTGGTCTTCAACGAGACCGGCGGCGCCTGGGACCACGTGCTCGCCGAGGGCTCGCTGGTCAGCATGCCGCGCCGGACCCCGCCCGGCATGGCCCTGCAGCTGAACCAGCCGGTGCTGGTCCCGGTGGTCAGCGCGGACGTCGCGGTCGACTACGCCATCGCCCTCGGCGGCGCCCGGCTGGTCCCGGTGGTCTCCGGCCGCTCGATGCTGGTGGTCCCGCTGTCCGCCCGGGGCACCGTGCTGGGCATCCTCAAGCTGCTCCGGCTGCCGGACCGCGCCCCCTTCGACGAGAGCGACGCCGCCACCCTCAAGGAGCTCGCGGTCCGGGCGGCGCTGTCGCTGGACAACGCCCGGCTGCACCGCGCCGAGGCCCGGGTCGCCACCACCCTGCAGCGCTCGATGATCCCGACCCGCCCGCCGCAGATCCCCGGCGTGCAGATCGCCCACCGCTACCTGCCCGGCGATCCGAAGGCCGAGGTCGGCGGCGACTGGTTCGACGCGATCCAGCTGCCCGGCAGCCGGGTCGCCCTGGTGGTCGGCGACGTGATGGGCCACGGCATCCACTCGGCCGCCGCGATGGGCCGCTTCCGCACCGCGATGCAGACCCTCGCCGCCCTCGACCTGCCGCCCGGCCAGCTGCTGCGGCACCTGGACAACCTCGCCCAGAAGCTCGGCGACGACCACCTGGCCACCTGCCTGTACGCGGTCTACGACCCGATCAACCGGACCTGCGAGCTGGCCAGCGCCGGCCACGTCCCGCCCGTCCTGGTGCACCCGGACGGCACCGGCGAGCTGCTGGAGATCCCGGCCGGCGCGCCGATCGGCGTCGGCGGGGTGCCGTTCGTCGCCAAGACCATCGACGTCTCGGACGGCTCGATGCTGGTGCTGTGCACCGACGGACTGGTCGAGGTCCGGGGCGGGGACATAGGAGCCGGCCTGGCGGCGCTGTGCGGCAACCTGATCGACCCGCAGCAGAGCCCCGAGCAGGCCTGCGACGAGGTGCTGCGCCGCCTGCACTCGGACGACCGCAAGGACGACGTCGCCCTGCTGGTGGCCCGCTTCGACGGGGTCGCCCCGTCCGAGGTGGCCACCTGGGACCTCACCGTGGACCACCTCGAGGTCCGGCGGGCCCGTTCGCTGGTCCGCGAGCAGCTGGCCGCCTGGCACCTGGAGGCGCTCAGCGACACCACCGAACTGCTGGTCAGCGAACTGGTCACGAACGCCGTACGGGTCGCCCGGGACCGGGTGCAGCTCCAGCTGATCCGGGTGGACAAGCTGCTGGTCGAGGTCAGCGACGACAACCACAACCTGCCCTCGCTGGAGCCGGCCGAGCAACTCGGCGAGACCGGCCGCGGCCTCACCCTGGTCACCAAGCTCGCCGAACGCTGGGGCACCGCCCGCAAGGCGGTGGGCAAGGTCGTCTGGTTCGAGCTGCCCCTCCCGCACGCGTGA
- a CDS encoding phosphatidylglycerol lysyltransferase domain-containing protein: MSSTVKSEPSATSAGPRPAGPLDRWRPRAAAASVWYLRLLALLNLATVLLVPWGNQVSEHNEGEYFTPYLMTSGLAAAVLSVFLAVAMRRRKRAAWIFNAALSSVFALLYLAAMVLPGERFNKHPLNYISTILTCLFVLALLIGRKEFTSKGDPSNPKTAAATFVGGLLFGGSVGALLVWLTNELNGADWWDLFRYSVGRMVTITPSEHLRSVIAAPTWVNAAINAMGAVLFLLVLYVAFRSPRGKELLTPEDEAKLRGLLERQGERDSLGYFALRRDKAVIFSPSGKAAVTYRVVGGVSLASGDPIGDPEAWPGAIEAWLSEAREHAWAPAVMGASEEAGVIYARHGLDALELGDEAIVELDEFSLEGRAMRVVRQAYNRVKRAGYTVRVRRHEDISEAEMARLVAKADEWRDGATERGFSMALGRLGDPGDGRCVMLECHNADGELAALLSFVPWGPDGLSLDLMRRARDTDNGLVEFMVIELLQRADEVGLKRVSLNFAMFRSVFERGSRLGAGPVLRLWRSVLGFFSRWWQIESLYRANAKYRPIWEPRYLLFEKSSEIPRIGIASARAEGFIVAPSLPALFRRRHARAAVVAPRVPVAARDGKG, translated from the coding sequence GTGTCGTCCACTGTGAAGTCGGAGCCGTCCGCCACCTCCGCCGGGCCCCGGCCCGCCGGACCGCTCGACCGCTGGCGCCCGAGGGCCGCCGCCGCCTCCGTCTGGTACCTCAGGCTGCTGGCGCTGCTGAACCTGGCGACGGTGCTGCTGGTGCCGTGGGGGAACCAGGTCAGCGAGCACAACGAGGGTGAGTACTTCACCCCGTACCTGATGACCTCCGGCCTGGCGGCCGCGGTGCTGTCGGTCTTCCTCGCCGTCGCGATGCGGCGGCGCAAGCGCGCCGCGTGGATCTTCAACGCGGCGCTCAGCAGTGTGTTCGCCCTGCTGTACCTGGCGGCCATGGTGCTGCCCGGCGAGCGCTTCAACAAGCACCCGCTCAACTACATCTCCACCATCCTGACCTGCCTGTTCGTGCTGGCGCTGCTGATCGGGCGCAAGGAGTTCACGTCCAAGGGCGACCCCTCCAACCCGAAGACCGCGGCGGCCACCTTCGTCGGCGGGCTGCTGTTCGGCGGCTCGGTCGGCGCGCTGCTGGTCTGGCTGACCAACGAGCTGAACGGCGCCGACTGGTGGGACCTCTTCCGCTACTCGGTCGGCCGGATGGTCACCATCACCCCCTCCGAGCACCTGCGCTCGGTGATCGCCGCCCCGACCTGGGTGAACGCCGCGATCAACGCGATGGGCGCGGTGCTGTTCCTGCTGGTGCTGTACGTGGCCTTCCGCAGCCCGCGCGGCAAGGAGCTGCTCACCCCGGAGGACGAGGCGAAGCTGCGCGGCCTGCTGGAGCGGCAGGGCGAGCGGGACTCGCTGGGCTACTTCGCGCTGCGCCGGGACAAGGCGGTGATCTTCTCCCCCAGCGGCAAGGCGGCGGTGACCTACCGGGTGGTCGGCGGGGTCTCGCTCGCCTCGGGCGACCCGATCGGCGACCCGGAGGCCTGGCCGGGCGCGATCGAGGCCTGGCTGTCCGAGGCGCGGGAGCACGCCTGGGCGCCGGCCGTGATGGGCGCCTCCGAGGAGGCCGGGGTGATCTACGCCCGGCACGGGCTGGACGCGCTGGAGCTGGGCGACGAGGCGATCGTCGAGCTGGACGAGTTCTCGCTGGAAGGCCGCGCGATGCGGGTGGTCCGGCAGGCGTACAACCGGGTCAAGCGGGCCGGGTACACGGTGCGGGTCCGCCGCCACGAGGACATCTCCGAGGCGGAGATGGCGCGGCTGGTGGCCAAGGCCGACGAGTGGCGCGACGGGGCGACCGAGCGCGGCTTCTCGATGGCGCTGGGCCGGCTCGGCGACCCGGGCGACGGCCGCTGCGTGATGCTGGAGTGCCACAACGCGGACGGCGAGCTCGCGGCGCTGCTGAGCTTCGTCCCGTGGGGCCCGGACGGGCTCTCGCTGGACCTGATGCGCCGGGCCCGGGACACCGACAACGGCCTGGTGGAGTTCATGGTGATCGAGCTGCTGCAGCGCGCCGACGAGGTGGGGCTGAAGCGGGTCTCGCTGAACTTCGCGATGTTCCGTTCGGTCTTCGAGCGCGGTTCGCGGCTCGGCGCCGGGCCGGTGCTGCGGCTCTGGCGCTCCGTCCTCGGGTTCTTCTCGCGCTGGTGGCAGATCGAGTCGCTGTACCGCGCGAACGCCAAGTACCGGCCGATCTGGGAACCGCGTTACCTGCTGTTCGAGAAGAGCAGCGAGATTCCGCGGATCGGCATCGCGAGCGCGCGCGCCGAGGGTTTCATCGTCGCGCCGAGCCTGCCCGCCCTGTTCCGCCGTCGGCACGCGCGGGCCGCCGTGGTGGCGCCCAGGGTGCCGGTGGCGGCGCGGGACGGGAAGGGGTAG
- a CDS encoding response regulator has protein sequence MIVDDEILVRSGLGLIVGSAPDLEVVGDCSGGQAEEHVRRLRPHVVLLDIRMPDLDGISVLRRLRALPDPPAVAMLTTFDTDEYIGTALRAGAAGFLLKDTAPEQLVHAVRVLAAGGNILSPTVTRTVIGGYVDGGGPDAEATSLARTLTGRELDVLALLGEGLSNAEIADRLFLGTGTVKDHISAILGKLGAANRVQAAVLAHRAGLVRPKPGDGA, from the coding sequence CTGATCGTCGACGACGAGATCCTGGTCCGCTCGGGCCTCGGCCTGATCGTCGGCTCCGCCCCCGACCTGGAGGTGGTCGGCGACTGCTCCGGCGGGCAGGCCGAGGAGCACGTCCGGCGCCTGCGCCCGCACGTGGTGCTGCTCGACATCCGGATGCCCGACCTCGACGGCATCTCGGTGCTGCGCCGCCTGCGCGCCCTGCCCGACCCGCCCGCCGTCGCGATGCTCACCACCTTCGACACCGACGAGTACATCGGCACCGCGCTGCGGGCCGGCGCGGCCGGCTTCCTGCTCAAGGACACCGCCCCCGAGCAGCTGGTGCACGCGGTCCGGGTGCTCGCCGCGGGCGGCAACATCCTCTCCCCGACCGTCACCCGCACCGTGATCGGCGGCTACGTGGACGGCGGCGGCCCGGACGCCGAGGCCACCTCGCTGGCCCGCACCCTGACCGGCCGGGAGCTCGACGTGCTCGCCCTGCTCGGCGAGGGCCTGTCCAACGCCGAGATCGCCGACCGGCTCTTCCTCGGCACCGGCACGGTCAAGGACCACATCAGCGCGATCCTCGGCAAGCTCGGCGCCGCCAACCGGGTGCAGGCCGCCGTGCTCGCCCACCGGGCCGGTCTGGTCCGGCCCAAGCCCGGCGACGGGGCATGA
- a CDS encoding sensor histidine kinase encodes MTTVDQLPSRRLPAWCTAPWLMLLLPVLYSLLDSALVARDAAWWQIALSTLAAVALFWRRRFPVTVLLLTMPGTWVEQIWLAPITAVYTIATDRPGPRVLIPCATLFTLVTFFHWPLPTPVIDLSRNTALDAIQAVMLAAGPAATGRLSRTRRELAARLDELTRGQERESRLLAERVLISERGRLAREMHDVVSHQVSLISIQAGALQVSTADPAAAGVARTIRELSVRTLDELRQMVGVLRGTTNGPLPDAPLAPQPRLADLPRLIEQSGLTADTELNPGDRPWPEAVERAAYRTIQEALTNITKYAPEAVVHVKVRAKGRRLRVEVRNEAPRVHPAEILPGGGHGLVGLRERAQLLGGTLTAGPTQDGGFEVRAELPATRS; translated from the coding sequence ATGACGACCGTCGACCAGCTGCCGTCCAGACGGCTGCCCGCCTGGTGCACCGCGCCCTGGCTGATGCTGCTGCTGCCCGTCCTGTACTCCCTGCTGGACTCGGCGCTGGTGGCCCGGGACGCCGCCTGGTGGCAGATCGCGCTCTCCACGCTGGCCGCCGTCGCGCTGTTCTGGCGCCGCCGCTTCCCGGTGACGGTGCTGCTGCTCACCATGCCCGGCACCTGGGTCGAGCAGATCTGGCTGGCCCCGATCACCGCCGTCTACACGATCGCCACCGACCGCCCCGGCCCCCGGGTGCTGATCCCCTGCGCGACCCTGTTCACCCTGGTCACCTTCTTCCACTGGCCGCTGCCGACCCCGGTCATCGACCTCAGCCGGAACACCGCCCTGGACGCCATCCAGGCCGTGATGCTGGCCGCCGGCCCGGCCGCCACCGGCCGGCTCTCCCGCACCCGGCGGGAGCTGGCCGCCCGCCTGGACGAGCTGACCCGCGGCCAGGAGCGGGAGAGCCGGCTGCTCGCCGAGCGCGTGCTGATCAGCGAGCGCGGCCGGCTGGCCCGGGAGATGCACGACGTGGTCTCGCACCAGGTCAGCCTGATCAGCATCCAGGCCGGCGCGCTCCAGGTGAGCACCGCCGACCCGGCCGCCGCGGGCGTCGCCCGCACCATCCGCGAACTGTCCGTACGGACCCTGGACGAGCTGCGCCAGATGGTCGGGGTGCTGCGCGGCACCACCAACGGCCCGCTCCCGGACGCCCCGCTCGCCCCGCAGCCCCGGCTGGCCGACCTGCCCCGGCTGATCGAGCAGAGCGGGCTGACCGCCGACACCGAACTGAACCCCGGTGACCGCCCGTGGCCGGAGGCGGTCGAGCGGGCCGCCTACCGCACCATCCAGGAGGCGCTCACCAACATCACCAAGTACGCGCCGGAGGCGGTGGTGCACGTGAAGGTCCGGGCGAAGGGCCGCAGGCTGCGGGTCGAAGTCCGCAACGAGGCGCCGCGGGTCCACCCGGCCGAGATCCTGCCGGGCGGCGGCCACGGCCTGGTCGGCCTGCGCGAGCGCGCCCAGCTGCTGGGCGGCACCCTCACCGCGGGCCCCACCCAGGACGGCGGCTTCGAGGTCCGCGCCGAGCTCCCCGCCACCCGCTCCTGA
- a CDS encoding FhaA domain-containing protein, with amino-acid sequence MGMLKKFEQRLEGLVNGTFAKVFKSEVQPVEIAGALQRECDNNASIWNRDRTVVPNDFIVELSPHDHERLSPYSGQLGTELAGMVREYAEAQRYTFMGPLQVNLEKADDLDTGLYRVRSRTLAAEEPQQYAAPPQPGYDRQPAAPAPGAPWQQGGAEQYNAPPPPPAPPAMPPGPPAGGNVRNFPGAGHGASVRRWIEVNGARHQITGAACVLGRSTEADVRIDDPGVSRKHAEIRPGTPSMVLDLGSTNGIVVDGQHTQRATLRDGSRIVVGSTTIVYRQVEG; translated from the coding sequence ATGGGGATGCTGAAGAAGTTCGAGCAGCGGCTGGAGGGTCTCGTCAACGGCACCTTCGCCAAGGTGTTCAAGTCCGAGGTCCAGCCCGTCGAGATCGCCGGCGCTCTGCAGCGCGAGTGCGACAACAACGCGAGCATCTGGAACCGCGACCGCACCGTCGTGCCGAACGACTTCATCGTCGAGCTCAGCCCGCACGACCACGAGCGGCTCAGCCCCTACTCGGGACAGCTCGGAACCGAGCTCGCCGGCATGGTCCGCGAGTACGCCGAGGCCCAGCGGTACACCTTCATGGGCCCGCTCCAGGTGAACCTGGAGAAGGCCGACGACCTGGACACCGGCCTGTACCGGGTGCGCAGCCGCACCCTCGCCGCCGAGGAGCCCCAGCAGTACGCCGCGCCGCCGCAGCCCGGCTACGACCGCCAGCCGGCCGCGCCGGCCCCCGGCGCGCCCTGGCAGCAGGGCGGCGCCGAGCAGTACAACGCGCCCCCGCCGCCGCCCGCACCTCCCGCGATGCCCCCGGGCCCTCCGGCCGGCGGCAACGTCCGCAACTTCCCCGGGGCCGGCCACGGCGCCTCGGTCCGCCGCTGGATCGAGGTGAACGGCGCCCGCCACCAGATCACCGGCGCGGCCTGCGTGCTCGGGCGCTCGACCGAGGCGGACGTGCGGATCGACGACCCGGGGGTCTCGCGCAAGCACGCCGAGATCCGCCCCGGCACCCCTTCGATGGTCCTCGACCTGGGGTCCACCAACGGCATCGTGGTGGACGGGCAGCACACCCAGCGCGCTACGCTCCGCGACGGCTCCCGAATCGTCGTGGGCTCCACCACCATCGTCTACCGGCAGGTCGAAGGGTAG
- a CDS encoding FHA domain-containing protein FhaB/FipA: MSELTLTVMRLGFLAVLWLFVIVAIQVIRSDLFGTKVNPRTSRRGAATASGGGAATTTAPGRPAAPAPGNAGAGQTQGGGRRRGAPTQLVVVQGSLAGTTVALQGQTITLGRAHDSTIVLDDDYASSRHARIYPDQTGQWTVEDLGSTNGTYLDRQRLTAPTPLQPGMPIRIGRTVIELRK; the protein is encoded by the coding sequence ATGTCAGAACTGACCCTCACGGTCATGCGACTGGGCTTCCTGGCCGTGCTGTGGCTGTTCGTCATCGTCGCGATCCAGGTGATCCGCAGCGACCTGTTCGGCACCAAGGTGAACCCCCGCACCTCCCGCCGCGGCGCCGCCACGGCGTCCGGCGGCGGCGCGGCGACCACCACGGCGCCCGGACGTCCCGCCGCCCCGGCCCCCGGCAACGCCGGCGCGGGCCAGACCCAGGGCGGCGGCCGCCGCCGCGGCGCCCCGACCCAGCTCGTCGTGGTGCAGGGCTCGCTGGCCGGGACCACGGTCGCGCTGCAGGGCCAGACCATCACGCTGGGCCGCGCGCACGACTCCACCATCGTGCTGGACGACGACTACGCGTCCTCCCGGCATGCCAGGATCTATCCGGATCAGACTGGGCAGTGGACGGTCGAGGATCTAGGCTCCACCAACGGCACCTATCTGGACCGGCAGCGCCTGACCGCGCCCACCCCGCTCCAGCCGGGCATGCCGATCCGTATCGGCAGGACCGTCATCGAACTGCGGAAGTAG